The following proteins are encoded in a genomic region of Heptranchias perlo isolate sHepPer1 chromosome 6, sHepPer1.hap1, whole genome shotgun sequence:
- the nepro gene encoding nucleolus and neural progenitor protein isoform X2 has translation MAAEPWNAVTVAFPGSQCGVAVPACSSLGGCIQDLVRACDNVLKALRSKLLTVELNVLCSLLYVFHNRLRQHKSYLALKQVEQCVKRLHNMQLEGSIQDLIKLCPRMSKMQNADTKRVPSQPVLEWVSLKVLGGSKLMLRLMDMCSKAFLLTVQYLRCEEFIVLNVVVTGLLSRLWVLFRSILISLDVLYDKLFLLLNEVTKIQHMTSVKQFSFPVSIRQWLGLSYSKVIQMKLPRLSSQISGMSSGMPGLLDKLFSGPEPLLLEDNQDAALEGNKMNNNNIPKENQLLDIRRPVQDQRCSGIETGMQLGFEMKSLQAHSHKFSENIQKSVREFNCRRSKKNEQPLPLLAEFMRRISATQTFSVLSRELKTIFLWFRHRRLKHETCYLGNQFLRCHKLRMVEALSYSFPKKIYLIKMAVCRYLTKRSQGTLDQDEMFKNYKSTLTRLQKCKMRHKKQSKLYKKLLRRKKSSLNKKLIRVRLDAKKGSKRTLQTTPDFAFDTQAAVKRKCVIGDMPVELVGNIGQYQNLTNTTLPQGSLGAGSAVVPNVDDDIDDIFASIGV, from the exons ATGGCGGCCGAACCCTGGAACGCGGTGACCGTTGCTTTCCCGGGCAGTCAGTGTGGCGTCGCGGTGCCCGCGTGCAGCAGCCTAG GTGGGTGCATACAAGATCTTGTAAGAGCCTGTGACAATGTCTTAAAAGCATTAAGGAGTAAGCTTCTTACAGTAGAGCTTAATGTCCTGTGTTCTCTGCTGTATGTTTTCCACAACAGGCTACGTCAGCACAAATCTTACCTTGCGTTGAAGCAG GTTGAACAGTGTGTGAAGCGTTTACACAATATGCAACTTGAAGGTTCAATTCAGGATCTGATCAAGTTGTGTCCAAG gatgTCTAAGATGCAAAATGCTGACACAAAACGTGTCCCCAGCCAACCGGTTCTGGAGTGGGTGTCGTTGAAAGTGTTGGGGGGCAGTAAATTGATGCTGCGCCTGATGGATATGTGCTCCAAAGCATTTCT TTTGACTGTTCAGTATCTTCGTTGTGAAGAATTTATAGTCCTAAATGTGGTTGTTACGGGATTGCTCAGCAGACTGTG GGTCCTGTTTAGAAGTATTTTAATAAGCCTAGATGTTTTATATGACAAACTGTTCCTGTTACTGAATGAGGTGACTAAAATTCAACATATGACCTCTGTGAAGCAGTTTTCCTTCCCTGTTAGTATTAGACAATGGCTTGGTCTTTCCTATTCCAAAGTTATACAAATGAAATTGCCAAGGCTTTCATCTCAGATCAGTGGAATGTCTTCAGGAATGCCAGGTTTACTTGACAAATTGTTCTCGGGGCCTGAACCTTTATTATTGGAGGATAATCAAGATGCAGCATTAGAAGGAAATAAAATGAATAACAACAACATCCCTAAAGAAAATCAGTTGCTGGATATCAGACGCCCTGTACAGGACCAAAGATGCAGTGGAATTG AAACTGGAATGCAGTTAGGATTTGAAATGAAGTCTCTGCAGGCTCACAGTCACAAGTTTTCTGAG AATATCCAGAAGTCTGTGAGGGAATTTAACTGCAGAAGATCGAAGAAAAATGAGCAACCACTTCCGTTGTTGGCTGAGTTCATGAGGAGGATTAGTGCAACACAGactttcagtgtactgtctcggGAGCTCAAGACAATATTCCTTTGGTTTAGGCATAGGAGACTAAAACATGAAACTTGCTATTTAGGAAATCAGTTTCTCAGATGTCACAAACTTAGAATGGTGGAAGCTCTTAGCTACAG TTTTCCAAAGAAGATCTATTTAATAAAAATGGCTGTCTGCAGATACCTCACTAAAAGGTCCCAGGGAACATTGGATCAAGATGAAATGTTCAAAAATTATAAGAGCACATTGACTCGACTCCAGAAATGTAAGATGAGACACAAGAAACAGTCAAAATTGTACAAGAAACTGCTAAGGAGAAAGAAGTCCTCACTCAACAAGAAACTGATAAGGGTTAGACTTGATGCAAAGAAAGGGAGCAAAAGGACATTACAAACTACTCCAGACTTTGCATTTGATACACAAGCTGCTGTAAAGAGAAAGTGTGTTATTGGAGACATGCCTGTTGAACTTGTTGGAAACATTGGTCAGTATCAGAATCTCACAAATACGACACTCCCACAGGGTTCTTTGGGAGCAGGGTCTGCAGTTGTGCCAAATGTGGATGATGATATTGATGACATTTTTGCATCAATTGGTGTATAG
- the nepro gene encoding nucleolus and neural progenitor protein isoform X1 yields the protein MAAEPWNAVTVAFPGSQCGVAVPACSSLGTNRERALVPFADINRTWCSALEPPSPRYSSKITHVFTLGGCIQDLVRACDNVLKALRSKLLTVELNVLCSLLYVFHNRLRQHKSYLALKQVEQCVKRLHNMQLEGSIQDLIKLCPRMSKMQNADTKRVPSQPVLEWVSLKVLGGSKLMLRLMDMCSKAFLLTVQYLRCEEFIVLNVVVTGLLSRLWVLFRSILISLDVLYDKLFLLLNEVTKIQHMTSVKQFSFPVSIRQWLGLSYSKVIQMKLPRLSSQISGMSSGMPGLLDKLFSGPEPLLLEDNQDAALEGNKMNNNNIPKENQLLDIRRPVQDQRCSGIETGMQLGFEMKSLQAHSHKFSENIQKSVREFNCRRSKKNEQPLPLLAEFMRRISATQTFSVLSRELKTIFLWFRHRRLKHETCYLGNQFLRCHKLRMVEALSYSFPKKIYLIKMAVCRYLTKRSQGTLDQDEMFKNYKSTLTRLQKCKMRHKKQSKLYKKLLRRKKSSLNKKLIRVRLDAKKGSKRTLQTTPDFAFDTQAAVKRKCVIGDMPVELVGNIGQYQNLTNTTLPQGSLGAGSAVVPNVDDDIDDIFASIGV from the exons ATGGCGGCCGAACCCTGGAACGCGGTGACCGTTGCTTTCCCGGGCAGTCAGTGTGGCGTCGCGGTGCCCGCGTGCAGCAGCCTAGGTACAAATCGTGAGCGAGCGCTCGTTCCATTCGCTGATATAAACCGGACTTGGTGCAGCGCGCTCGAGCCTCCCTCTCCACGCTATAGTTCAAAAATCACACACGTGTTTACACTTG GTGGGTGCATACAAGATCTTGTAAGAGCCTGTGACAATGTCTTAAAAGCATTAAGGAGTAAGCTTCTTACAGTAGAGCTTAATGTCCTGTGTTCTCTGCTGTATGTTTTCCACAACAGGCTACGTCAGCACAAATCTTACCTTGCGTTGAAGCAG GTTGAACAGTGTGTGAAGCGTTTACACAATATGCAACTTGAAGGTTCAATTCAGGATCTGATCAAGTTGTGTCCAAG gatgTCTAAGATGCAAAATGCTGACACAAAACGTGTCCCCAGCCAACCGGTTCTGGAGTGGGTGTCGTTGAAAGTGTTGGGGGGCAGTAAATTGATGCTGCGCCTGATGGATATGTGCTCCAAAGCATTTCT TTTGACTGTTCAGTATCTTCGTTGTGAAGAATTTATAGTCCTAAATGTGGTTGTTACGGGATTGCTCAGCAGACTGTG GGTCCTGTTTAGAAGTATTTTAATAAGCCTAGATGTTTTATATGACAAACTGTTCCTGTTACTGAATGAGGTGACTAAAATTCAACATATGACCTCTGTGAAGCAGTTTTCCTTCCCTGTTAGTATTAGACAATGGCTTGGTCTTTCCTATTCCAAAGTTATACAAATGAAATTGCCAAGGCTTTCATCTCAGATCAGTGGAATGTCTTCAGGAATGCCAGGTTTACTTGACAAATTGTTCTCGGGGCCTGAACCTTTATTATTGGAGGATAATCAAGATGCAGCATTAGAAGGAAATAAAATGAATAACAACAACATCCCTAAAGAAAATCAGTTGCTGGATATCAGACGCCCTGTACAGGACCAAAGATGCAGTGGAATTG AAACTGGAATGCAGTTAGGATTTGAAATGAAGTCTCTGCAGGCTCACAGTCACAAGTTTTCTGAG AATATCCAGAAGTCTGTGAGGGAATTTAACTGCAGAAGATCGAAGAAAAATGAGCAACCACTTCCGTTGTTGGCTGAGTTCATGAGGAGGATTAGTGCAACACAGactttcagtgtactgtctcggGAGCTCAAGACAATATTCCTTTGGTTTAGGCATAGGAGACTAAAACATGAAACTTGCTATTTAGGAAATCAGTTTCTCAGATGTCACAAACTTAGAATGGTGGAAGCTCTTAGCTACAG TTTTCCAAAGAAGATCTATTTAATAAAAATGGCTGTCTGCAGATACCTCACTAAAAGGTCCCAGGGAACATTGGATCAAGATGAAATGTTCAAAAATTATAAGAGCACATTGACTCGACTCCAGAAATGTAAGATGAGACACAAGAAACAGTCAAAATTGTACAAGAAACTGCTAAGGAGAAAGAAGTCCTCACTCAACAAGAAACTGATAAGGGTTAGACTTGATGCAAAGAAAGGGAGCAAAAGGACATTACAAACTACTCCAGACTTTGCATTTGATACACAAGCTGCTGTAAAGAGAAAGTGTGTTATTGGAGACATGCCTGTTGAACTTGTTGGAAACATTGGTCAGTATCAGAATCTCACAAATACGACACTCCCACAGGGTTCTTTGGGAGCAGGGTCTGCAGTTGTGCCAAATGTGGATGATGATATTGATGACATTTTTGCATCAATTGGTGTATAG
- the tex30 gene encoding testis-expressed protein 30, with translation MQEVKDLVSVETVKLKIPFGEKILNAIYTVPNAPFTHGVILTHGAGGDMNFHQLVSMTKFLASNGILCLRFTCKGLNLDYRIRAYRAVMEYLKSSKEYEVKSWFLGGRSMGSRAAACIVKQCKDSPDEELVQGLICLSYPLHPPKQQNKLRSEDLLLVRHPVLLVSGSADEMCEKDLLESILNQMPLAVKVHWVEGASHGMEVKGRATEDIMAEINTEVLSWIREILQEK, from the exons ATGCAGGAGGTGAAGGATTTGGTGTCAGTCGAAACG GTTAAATTAAAAATACCATTTGGGGAAAAAATTCTGAATGCAATCTATACAGTACCAAATGCTCCTTTTACACATGGAGTAATCCTCACGCACGGTGCAGGTGGAGACATGAACTTCCATCAGCTAGTATCCATGACAAAATTCCTTGCATCTAACGGGATCCTATGTCTTAGATTCACATGCAAAGGCCTCAACCTAGACTACAGAATTAGAGCTTACAGGGCAGTGATG GAATATCTAAAATCATCAAAGGAATATGAAGTGAAAAGCTGGTTCCTTGGGG GTCGTTCCATGGGATCTAGAGCTGCTGCATGTATTGTCAAACAGTGTAAGGACAGCCCCGATGAAGAGCTTGTGCAAGGTCTCATTTGCCTGTCATATCCACTACACCCACCAAAACAGCagaataaacttcgatcagaggaTCTGCTTCTTGTGCGCCACCCAGTCCTTCTGGTTTCCGGATCAGCAGATGAAATGTGTGAGAAA GATTTGTTGGAAAGCATATTGAACCAAATGCCACTGGCTGTCAAAGTACACTGGGTAGAAGGAGCTAGCCATGGAATGGAAGTTAAAGGACGAGCAACAGAAGACATCATGGCCGAGATTAATACTGAGGTCCTTTCATGGATTAGAGAGATCCTTCAAGAAAAATAg